GGAACCTGCCTTGAAGCTTTAGGTAATGGCGGACGTGCTTCCTCTTGGGCACCTTCACCGTTACTCTGGGCTTGCCGTTCTCTATCTCGAGTTGTACCCACATGCCGGTCTGTACTGCTAGCCTCGCGACCTCTATTGTGTGCTCGTTCTTTATCCTCCAGCCGGGAGTGCAGGGCGAGAGCACATGTACTAAGCTGGGCCCACGGGTCTCGAAGGCCTTGCGGAACTTCTCTATCATGTCAGTCGGGTAGGCTGGGTTAGCCGTCGCTATGTAGGGTATGCGGTGAGCCAGCGCTATACCGATTATGTCCTTTTTGGGCCTCATCTCGCCCCTCATACGCTTGCCTATAGGTGTTGTAGTCGTCCAAGCACCGAGCGGGGTCGCACCACTCCTCTGAATACCCGTGTTCATGTAGGCCTCGTTGTCATACACCACGTACATCACGTCGTGGCCGCGCTCGAGCATGCCGCTGAGGCTCTGTAGGCCTATGTCGAAGGTACCACCATCGCCTGCTATCGCTACAACCTTTATTCGGCGGTCAGGGTTTAACACACCCTTCCTTTGGAGTGCCTTAATTGCGGCCTCTATGCCGCTCGCTACTGCGCCAGCGTTCTCGAAGGCCAGGTGTATCCAGGGATTCTTCCAGGAGGTCCTGGGGAATAACGTCGTGGTTACCTCGACACAGCCTGTAGCCATGGCTATTATAGCGTCCTTACCTAAGACTTTCATCAAGTGCCTCATTATCAGCGCTGCTCCGCAGCCCTGGCACATACTGTGGCCAGGGGCGAACCGCTCTTCACGAGGTATATCCCATACTGTGCGGACAGGCTTTGCGAGCGCCATGCCGGGCCACCCCATTTCTAGCTGAGGGATTCACATGGTAAAACTATGGAGGGGCTAGTGGAGCTTAGTGCGGCTTCTTACTCCGTAGAATAGTGTGCGGGTCTCGCTCCGGCCGCTCCGGGCCATCTCCTGGAGCTTCTTGAACATCTCCATGACCTCCCTGACGAAGATGTCTCTGCCGCCTAGACCGTGGACGAAGCTTGCCATCGGCTTAACCATACCCCGTACTGCTAGCGTTGAGGCGACGTCCAGGAATAGCGGCCCCTCTAGTGGTGCACCGAAGGATACAGCGCGGTCGAGTACACCCACAGCTGCTACGTTCTCTAGTGCCTTGGCGAGCTGGTCGGCGGGGAACGGCCTGTAGACCCTTATCTTCACCATGCCGGCTTTTACGCCCTCTTCGCGTAGCCTGTTTACAGCGGCCTTGACGAGGCTAGCGGTCGCGCCGAGGCTGACTATAGCCACCTCAGCGTCGTCCATCATGTACTCCTCTATGAAGCCGTAGCTGCGGCCGAACCGCTTCTCGAACTCCCGTGCAGCCTCCTCTATGACGCGGGGCGCCTCTCTCATAGCCATTATCTGCTGCATCTTTATCTCGTAGTACCAGTTCGGCGCGCCCAGGACGCCGAAGGTCATGGGCTGGTCTGGGTCTAGGACGGGGCGGTAGCCACGCGGCCTCT
The window above is part of the Pyrodictium delaneyi genome. Proteins encoded here:
- the porB gene encoding pyruvate synthase subunit PorB, with protein sequence MALAKPVRTVWDIPREERFAPGHSMCQGCGAALIMRHLMKVLGKDAIIAMATGCVEVTTTLFPRTSWKNPWIHLAFENAGAVASGIEAAIKALQRKGVLNPDRRIKVVAIAGDGGTFDIGLQSLSGMLERGHDVMYVVYDNEAYMNTGIQRSGATPLGAWTTTTPIGKRMRGEMRPKKDIIGIALAHRIPYIATANPAYPTDMIEKFRKAFETRGPSLVHVLSPCTPGWRIKNEHTIEVARLAVQTGMWVQLEIENGKPRVTVKVPKRKHVRHYLKLQGRFRHLTDEEIEQIQRMVDQYVEEINRWVGEEAIGPVVE
- a CDS encoding ferredoxin oxidoreductase, with protein sequence MAAVEVKTQEKPKARESRRIAAKGNHAAALAARDADIDVAAIYPITPQVQIAEKITEMVANGELDAEVIHVESEHSAMSAVVAAAATGARVFTATSSQGLELMHEILYIASGLRQPVVMALATRALSAPINIWNDYGDAMGMRDTGWIIIFSENVQEVYDNLIQAYYIAEHPDVLLPTVVTLDGYILSHTVEPLELIPRDEVLSYAVKRPRGYRPVLDPDQPMTFGVLGAPNWYYEIKMQQIMAMREAPRVIEEAAREFEKRFGRSYGFIEEYMMDDAEVAIVSLGATASLVKAAVNRLREEGVKAGMVKIRVYRPFPADQLAKALENVAAVGVLDRAVSFGAPLEGPLFLDVASTLAVRGMVKPMASFVHGLGGRDIFVREVMEMFKKLQEMARSGRSETRTLFYGVRSRTKLH